The following proteins are co-located in the Raphanus sativus cultivar WK10039 unplaced genomic scaffold, ASM80110v3 Scaffold3248, whole genome shotgun sequence genome:
- the LOC108849311 gene encoding calvin cycle protein CP12-1, chloroplastic-like produces the protein MTTIAAAGLNVAAPRALVRPVVARLSSPVRLNYPWKFSSMNRMVMSVKATSEGGISDKVEKSIQEAKETCADDPVSGECVAAWDEVEELSAAASHARDKKKAGGSDPLEEYCSDNPETDECRTYDN, from the coding sequence ATGACAACCATAGCTGCAGCCGGTCTCAACGTGGCAGCTCCACGAGCGCTCGTTCGACCGGTGGTGGCTCGTCTATCGTCCCCGGTCCGTCTGAACTACCCGTGGAAATTCAGTTCGATGAACCGGATGGTTATGTCTGTTAAGGCGACATCGGAGGGAGGGATATCGGATAAGGTGGAGAAGAGTATTCAGGAAGCGAAGGAGACTTGCGCCGATGATCCAGTGAGCGGCGAGTGCGTGGCGGCGTGGGACGAGGTGGAGGAGCTGAGTGCGGCTGCGAGTCACGCTAGGGACAAGAAGAAGGCTGGTGGATCCGATCCTTTGGAAGAATATTGCAGTGATAATCCTGAAACCGATGAGTGTCGTACTTATGATAATTAA